The Pseudomonas sp. R4-35-07 nucleotide sequence AACCTGCTTCGCGCAACTTATGGCGCAAAACGCCTTCGGCGGTGGGCGAGCGGCAGATATTGCCCAGGCAGACAAACAGGACCTCCATCAAGCCCCCAGCAGGCGACGGACGCGCTCGAGGTCTTCCTGGGTGTCGACGCCTGCAGGCGGCGCTTCCAGCGCATCGCCCACATGGATGCGCACGCCGTGCCACAGGGCCCGCAGCTGCTCCAGGGACTCGGTGTTCTCCAACCAGCACGGGCCCCAGCTGACGAAGTCATGCAGGAAGCCGGCGCGATAGGCATAAATGCCGATATGGCGGCGGTACGGCACACCTTGCGGCAGTGCATCGGGGTTGCTGGCGAAGGCATCCCGCGCCCAGGGCAGGATCGAGCGGCTGAATGTCAGGGCCAGGCCGTTGATATCGCTGACGACCTTCACCACGTTGGGGTTGAACAAGGTTTCGCTGTCTTCGATCGGTTCGGCCAAGGTGGCCATGCGCGCTTCGCCATGGGCCGCCAGATTGGCGGCGACCTGGT carries:
- the kdsB gene encoding 3-deoxy-manno-octulosonate cytidylyltransferase, with amino-acid sequence MTTAFTVVIPSRYASTRLPGKPLQMIGAKPMIQLVWEQACKSSAERVVVATDDPRIIEACKGFGAEAVLTREDHNSGTDRLAEVATQLGLAPDAIVVNVQGDEPLIPPSVIDQVAANLAAHGEARMATLAEPIEDSETLFNPNVVKVVSDINGLALTFSRSILPWARDAFASNPDALPQGVPYRRHIGIYAYRAGFLHDFVSWGPCWLENTESLEQLRALWHGVRIHVGDALEAPPAGVDTQEDLERVRRLLGA